A DNA window from Castanea sativa cultivar Marrone di Chiusa Pesio chromosome 7, ASM4071231v1 contains the following coding sequences:
- the LOC142643608 gene encoding triacylglycerol lipase 1, which translates to MAKSMAAVVVVVRSFLLCLFSSQIAAAQFAATPTSLRPRLPNDTLCNHLILPAGYPCSEHTVQTKDGYLLALHRVSSRTGNISEQQGPPVLLQHGLFMGGDAWFLDSPEQSLGFILADHGFDVWVGNVRGTRWSHGHVSLSEKDKDFWDWSWQELALHDLADMICYINSITNTKIFVVGHSQGTIMSLAAFTQPDIVEMVEAAALLCPISYLGHVSAPFVLRMVNMHLDQMILVMGIHELNFRSDWGINLVDSICDGHVDCNDLLSSITGKNCCFNNSRVGFYLEYEPHPSSSKNLRHLFQMIRKDTFSKYDYGLFKNLKLYGQLKPPIFDLGHIPKSLPLWIAYGGNDDLADVTDLQHTLKELQSKPELLYLENYGHVDFLLSVNAKKDVYDHMIRFFRSWGKSSSSY; encoded by the exons ATGGCGAAGTCAATGGCggcagtggtggtggttgtgcgAAGCTTCCTCCTCTGTCTCTTCTCCTCCCAAATCGCCGCCGCACAATTCGCCGCGACACCTACCAGTCTCCGCCCTCGATTGCCAAACGATACTTTGTGTAACCATCTCATTCTCCCCGCCGGTTATCCTTGCTCCGAACACACG GTTCAAACAAAGGATGGTTACTTATTGGCCCTTCATCGCGTGTCTTCTCGTACTGGGAATATAAGCGAACAACAGGGTCCTCCGGTTCTGCTTCAGCATGGACTCTTCATg GGAGGTGATGCATGGTTTCTGGATTCGCCAGAACAATCATTGGGCTTCATCCTTGCAGATCATGGTTTCGATGTTTGGGTAGGAAATGTGCGTGGAACACGTTGGAGTCATGGGCATGTATCTTTATCAGAGAAAGATAAG GATTTTTGGGATTGGAGTTGGCAGGAATTAGCTCTTCATGATCTTGCAGATATGATATGCTACATAAATTCAATaacaaataccaaaatatttgtTGTTGGACATTCACAG GGGACAATCATGTCTTTGGCTGCATTCACTCAGCCAGATATAGTGGAAATGGTTGAAGCTGCTGCTCTTTTGTGTCCAATATCATACTTGGGACATGTCAGTGCTCCGTTTGTACTAAGAATGGTTAACATGCATCTTGATCAG ATGATTCTCGTCATGGGCATTCATGAACTCAACTTCAGAAG TGATTGGGGGATCAACCTCGTGGATTCCATCTGTGATGGCCATGTAGACTGCAATGACTTGCTATCTTCCATAACAG GGAAGAATTGTTGCTTCAATAACTCGCGTGTGGGTTTCTATCTTGAATATGAACCACACCCATCATCTTCAAAGAACTTGCGTCATCTTTTCCAAA TGATTCGTAAAGATACTTTTTCCAAGTATGACTATGGATTGTTCAAAAACCTGAAGCTATACGGTCAGTTGAAGCCCCCTATTTTCGATCTTGGTCACATACCTAAGTCATTGCCTCTATGGATAGCTTATGGGGGCAATGATGATTTAGCTGATGTTACGGATCTGCAGCACACTCTAAAGGAATTGCAGTCCAAGCCAGAGTTGCTTTATCTCGAGAACTATGGTCATGTAGATTTCCTTTTGAGCGTAAATGCAAAGAAAGATGTTTATGACCATATGATTCGGTTTTTCAGGTCATGGGGAAAGTCTAGTAGTAGTTACTAA
- the LOC142644281 gene encoding uncharacterized protein LOC142644281: MCRAFLTTLKGPARIWYSRLTPNSINTFKELGAQFILHFIGGHQYKKSTACLMSIRQREDETLRSYISCFNKEALWINEANDKILVAAFTNGLRKGKFLFSLYKNDPKTMSDVLYRATKYMNAEDDCWPEKKSLGRGKGRKTHDRIGDGRWLELESDGRINDPNHPREDSRTSPLLLP; the protein is encoded by the coding sequence atgtgcagggcCTTCCTCACTACACTGAAGGGACCTGCAAGGATATGGTACAGCAGACTGACGCCGAATTCAATCAACACTTTCAAGGAGTTAGGTGCTCAATTCATTTTACACTTTATTGGAGGCCACCAATACAAGAAGTCCACAGCCTGTTTGATGAGCATTAGGCAACGGGAAGACGAGACACTAAGGTCGTACATATCCTGCTTCAACAAAGAGGCTCTCTGGATAAACGAGGCGAACGACAAGATACTGGTAGCAGCTTTCACAAATGGGCTGCGGAAGGGTAAATTCTTATTCTCCTTGTATAAGAATGACCCGAAGACAATGTCAGATGTGCTCTACAGGGcaacgaagtacatgaacgcagaaGATGATTGCTGGCCTGAGAAGAAAAGCCTAGGAAGAGGGAAAGGCAGGAAGACGCACGATCGGATAGGGGACGGAAGATGGCTAGAACTGGAGAGCGACGGGAGGATCAATGATCCAAACCACCCACGGGAAGATTCACGGACTTCACCCCTCTTACTGCCCTAA
- the LOC142643350 gene encoding methylthioribose kinase-like: MAFTEFRPLDEKSLIEYIKTVPALHSKLGNNLDDIKIKEVGDGNLNFVYIIVGPDGSFVIKQALPYIRCIGESWPMTKERAYFEAVALREQARLSPEHVPEVYHFDRTMSLIGMRYLEPPHIILRKGLIAGIEYPLLAEHISEFMARTLYFTSLLHRSTTEHKRAVAEFCGNVELCRLTEQVVFSDPYKVSEYNRWTSPFLDLEAEAVRKDNILKLEVAELKSKFCERAQALIHGDLHTGSVMVTRESTQVIDPEFAFYGPMGFDVGAFLGNLILAFFAQDGHADQAYDRKTYKAWILRTIEETWNLFRKKFIALWDEHKDGSGEAYLPAIYNNPELQLLVQEKFMDDLFHDTLGFGAAKMIRRIVGVAHVEDFESITDASRRADCELRALEVAKLLLKERRKFHAITEVISAIQKFQS; the protein is encoded by the exons atggcTTTCACAGAGTTCAGGCCTCTGGACGAGAAGTCGCTGATCGAGTACATAAAAACCGTGCCCGCCCTGCACTCTAAGCTCGGGAACAACCTCGACGACATCAAGATTAAGGAGGTCGGAGATGGCAACCTTAATTTCGTCTACATCATCGTTGGCCCTGATGGTTCTTTCGTCATCaagcag GCTCTTCCGTACATACGTTGTATAGGGGAATCATGGCCGATGACTAAGGAAAGGGCATATTTTGAGGCGGTGGCACTGAGAGAGCAAGCTCGCTTGAGTCCTGAGCATGTCCCTGAAGTTTATCATTTTGATCGTACTATGTCTTTGATTGGCATGCGTTACTTGGAGCCTCCACATATAATTCTGAGGAAAGGGTTGATTGCCGGAATTGAATACCCCTTGCTGGCAGAACACATTTCAGAATTCATGGCAAGGACACTTTATTTCACATCCCTCCTTCATCGTTCCACAACGGAGCACAAACGTGCTG TTGCCGAATTTTGTGGGAATGTGGAATTATGCAGGCTCACTGAGCAGGTTGTTTTTTCTGACCCTTACAAAGTTTCTGAGTATAACCGTTGGACATCCCCTTTTCTTGATCTTGAAGCTGAGGCTGTTCGAAAGGACAATATTTTGAAGCTTGAGGTTGCAGAATTGAAATCTAA GTTCTGTGAGAGAGCCCAGGCTCTTATACATGGAGATCTCCACACTGGTTCTGTAATGGTTACTCGTGAGTCAACTCAAGTTATAGATCCGGAATTTGCATTTTATGGGCCTATGGGTTTTGACGTTGGAGCATTTCTTGGAAACTTGATTTTGGCTTTCTTTGCACAAGATGGACATGCTGATCAAGCGTATGACAGAAAA ACATATAAGGCGTGGATTTTGAGGACAATTGAAGAGACTTGGAATCTTTTCCGCAAGAAATTCATTGCACTTTGGGATGAGCACAAGGATGGTTCTGGTGAGGCATATCTTCCTGCAATATATAACAATCCTGAGCTTCAGCTGCTTGTACAAGAGAAATTTATGGACGATCTGTTCCATGACACCCTTGGATTTGGTGCTGCCAAAATGATAAG GAGAATTGTTGGTGTGGCACATGTTGAGGATTTTGAATCAATCACTGATGCTAGCAGACGAGCAGATTGTGAACTCCGAGCCCTCGAAGTGGCAAAGTTGCTTCTCAAGGAAAGGAGAAAATTCCATGCCATTACTGAAGTTATTTCAGCCATTCAAAAATTCCAGTCATGA
- the LOC142642258 gene encoding methylthioribose kinase-like produces the protein MAFTEFRPLDEKSLIEYIKAVPSLYSKLGSDVKVKEVGDGNLNFVYIVVSHAGSFVIKQALPYMRCIGESWPMTKERAYFEAVALRELGRLSPEHVPEVYHFDHTMSLIGMRYLEPPHIIVRKGLIAGIEYPLLAEHMSEFMARTLYFTSLLYRSTTEHKRAVAEFCGNVELCRLTEQVVFSDPYKVSQYNHWTSPYLDRDAEALREDNVLKLEVAELKSKFCERAQALLHGDLHTSSVMVTHESTQVLDPEFAFYGPMGFDIGAFLGNLILAFFAQNGHADQVNDRKTYKEWILRTIEDTWNLFNKKFIALWDEHKDGSGEAYLPAIYNNPELQQLVQKKFMEDLFHDTLGFGAAKMIRRIVGVAHVEDFESITDASRRADCERRALEVAKLLLKERRKFHAITEVISAIKKSSHN, from the exons ATGGCTTTCACTGAGTTCAGGCCTCTGGATGAGAAGTCCCTGATTGAGTACATAAAGGCCGTGCCCTCTCTCTACTCTAAGCTCGGCAGCGACGTCAAGGTTAAAGAGGTTGGAGATGGCAACCTCAATTTTGTGTACATCGTAGTCAGCCATGCTGGGTCTTTCGTCATCAAGCAG GCTCTTCCATACATGCGTTGTATAGGGGAATCTTGGCCAATGACTAAGGAACGGGCATATTTTGAGGCAGTGGCATTGAGAGAGCTGGGTCGATTGAGTCCTGAGCATGTGCCTGAAGTTTATCATTTTGATCATACTATGTCTTTGATTGGCATGCGTTACTTGGAGCCTCCACATATTATAGTGAGAAAAGGGTTGATTGCTGGAATTGAATACCCCTTGCTGGCAGAACACATGTCAGAATTCATGGCGAGGACACTTTATTTCACATCCCTCCTTTATCGTTCCACCACAGAGCACAAACGTGCAG TTGCTGAGTTTTGTGGGAACGTGGAGTTATGCAGGCTCACTGAGCAGGTTGTTTTTTCTGACCCTTACAAGGTTTCTCAGTATAACCATTGGACTTCCCCTTATCTTGATCGTGATGCTGAGGCTCTTCGAGAGGATAATGTTTTGAAGCTTGAAGTTGCTGAGTTGAAATCTAA ATTCTGTGAGAGAGCCCAGGCTCTTCTACATGGAGATCTCCACACTAGTTCTGTCATGGTTACTCATGAGTCAACTCAAGTTTTAGATCCGGAATTTGCATTTTACGGGCCTATGGGTTTTGATATTGGAGCATTTCTTGGAAACTTGATTTTGGCTTTCTTTGCACAAAATGGACATGCTGATCAAGTGAATGACAGAAAA ACATACAAGGAGTGGATTTTGAGGACAATTGAAGATACTTGGAATCTTTTCAACAAGAAATTCATTGCACTTTGGGATGAGCACAAGGATGGTTCTGGTGAGGCGTATCTTCCTGCAATATATAACAATCCTGAGCTTCAGCAGCTTGTACAAAAGAAATTTATGGAAGATTTGTTCCATGACACACTTGGATTTGGTGCTGCCAAAATGATAAG GAGAATTGTTGGCGTTGCACATGTTGAGGATTTTGAATCAATCACTGATGCTAGCAGACGAGCAGATTGTGAACGCCGGGCTCTTGAAGTGGCAAAGTTGCTTCTCAAGGAAAGGAGAAAATTCCATGCCATTACTGAAGTTATTTCAGCCATCAAAAAATCCAGTCATAACTAA